The proteins below come from a single Iocasia fonsfrigidae genomic window:
- a CDS encoding glycosyltransferase: MKLSIGMMVKNESKYLEECLKSLEPIRAAIDSELVIVDTGSEDNTVEIAKKYTDRVYFHQWNNNFSEIRNIVIAYAWGKWLFVIDGDEVVEDPEPIIDFFKSGQEKKYYSVYLKIKNYSNLEENQFTLFTAPRLFRNDGEFHYEGVVHNQPVFKIPICITLNTTIKHYGYLLTNMENIKNKYKRTSTILRLELEKEPENIYYWFQLSKCYDMCKEHSKAFETIKKAYDIANKKNIKLDNKMYVYIQLAKTQVLTNKYRDAEKTCQKALQVKDGYVDLYYYLALSQFRLGKNEESLENFLKYINLVINFEKSAGYLDTAIDNETVSLINGVYSYVIVLCERLNKYTETLEFIDKIETEKDIEKVLDKIIKIYLELEEYDKLKNYYDTKIKSSDLRAKFLTFLEKYQSESGDFEKYELAKAFSKEIISKSKIETEEKQKLVFFVKKGLDNFLDIVINGLSVEYETKKIIVTEVNQIEKWMEWADICWFEWCDDLAIYGSKLELAKKLKIICRLHSYEAFTNYPAQVNWDYINKLIFVAGHLQKFVVDNYKIDKEKTIVIPNGIDAGGWTFKQRKPGFNIAYVGYINYKKGPMLLLHTFKALYNMDSKYKLYIAGKFQDNRDVLYFQQMIKEFGLEKNLFFDGWQGDIDKWLEDKNCILCTSVLESQNMSVMQAMSKGIKPIIHNFVGAKSIYEEKYIWNTIDEAVEMIMSEEYNSKEYRRFIQNKYSIEVQLNKIKTLL, encoded by the coding sequence GATAATACAGTAGAAATAGCAAAGAAATATACAGATAGAGTGTATTTTCATCAATGGAATAATAATTTTTCAGAGATACGCAATATAGTCATAGCTTATGCCTGGGGAAAATGGCTTTTTGTAATTGATGGGGATGAAGTTGTTGAGGACCCTGAACCAATTATTGATTTTTTCAAATCAGGTCAAGAAAAAAAATACTACTCAGTCTATTTAAAAATTAAAAATTATTCAAATCTGGAAGAAAACCAATTTACTTTATTTACAGCGCCGAGATTATTTCGCAATGATGGGGAGTTTCATTATGAAGGGGTAGTACATAACCAACCAGTTTTTAAAATACCTATCTGTATTACATTAAATACAACCATTAAGCATTATGGTTATCTGCTGACAAATATGGAAAATATTAAAAATAAATACAAGAGAACAAGCACAATTTTAAGGTTAGAGTTAGAAAAAGAGCCTGAAAACATTTATTACTGGTTTCAGCTATCAAAATGTTATGATATGTGTAAAGAGCATAGTAAAGCCTTTGAAACTATTAAAAAAGCCTATGATATTGCCAACAAAAAAAATATCAAACTGGATAATAAAATGTATGTTTATATTCAGCTGGCCAAAACTCAAGTATTAACTAATAAATATAGGGATGCTGAAAAGACTTGTCAAAAGGCTTTGCAGGTAAAAGACGGCTATGTAGATTTATATTATTATCTGGCCCTATCCCAGTTTAGGCTTGGTAAGAATGAAGAGTCTTTAGAAAATTTCCTTAAATATATTAATCTGGTCATCAATTTTGAGAAATCAGCTGGTTATCTTGACACTGCTATTGATAATGAAACCGTTAGTTTAATAAACGGAGTCTATAGCTATGTCATTGTGCTATGTGAAAGATTAAATAAATATACTGAAACATTGGAATTTATAGATAAAATTGAAACAGAGAAAGATATAGAAAAGGTACTGGATAAAATAATAAAAATATATTTAGAATTAGAAGAATATGACAAGTTAAAGAATTATTATGATACTAAAATAAAAAGCAGTGATCTTAGAGCTAAATTTTTAACATTTCTTGAAAAATATCAGTCTGAGAGTGGGGATTTTGAAAAATATGAATTGGCAAAAGCCTTTAGTAAAGAAATAATAAGTAAAAGTAAGATTGAAACTGAAGAAAAACAAAAATTAGTCTTTTTCGTTAAAAAAGGTTTGGATAATTTTTTGGATATAGTTATAAATGGTCTGTCTGTAGAGTATGAAACAAAGAAGATTATTGTTACTGAAGTCAATCAAATAGAGAAATGGATGGAATGGGCTGATATCTGTTGGTTTGAGTGGTGCGATGATTTGGCCATATATGGAAGTAAATTAGAGTTAGCTAAAAAGCTAAAGATTATTTGTAGACTGCATAGTTATGAAGCTTTTACTAATTATCCTGCTCAGGTAAATTGGGATTATATCAATAAATTAATTTTTGTGGCAGGGCATCTGCAAAAATTTGTTGTAGATAATTATAAAATTGATAAAGAAAAAACAATTGTGATACCAAATGGAATAGATGCTGGGGGATGGACTTTTAAGCAAAGGAAGCCGGGGTTTAACATAGCTTATGTTGGATATATTAATTATAAAAAAGGGCCAATGTTATTACTGCATACTTTCAAGGCTTTATATAACATGGATAGTAAATATAAACTTTATATAGCCGGTAAATTTCAAGATAATAGAGATGTATTATATTTTCAACAAATGATCAAAGAATTCGGATTAGAGAAAAATTTATTTTTTGATGGTTGGCAAGGCGATATAGATAAATGGCTGGAAGACAAGAATTGTATATTATGCACTAGCGTACTTGAATCACAAAATATGAGTGTGATGCAAGCTATGTCCAAGGGCATAAAACCTATTATACACAATTTTGTTGGTGCTAAGTCAATTTATGAAGAAAAATATATTTGGAATACTATTGATGAAGCTGTGGAAATGATTATGTCTGAGGAATATAATTCAAAAGAATACCGGAGATTTATTCAGAATAAGTATTCTATTGAAGTCCAACTTAATAAGATTAAAACTTTATTATGA
- a CDS encoding Gfo/Idh/MocA family protein, with protein sequence MSNQLNFAIIGCGRISKKHIEGIIHNYQEALLTAVSDIVPDKMQQAVNYYSNYLRKSVFDITKNQLKKYQDYQELLNDERVKVVTIATESGYHPQLAIDALNAGKHVIVEKPMALSTGDADRMIELAEKKKLKLAVCHQNRFNPTIQKLRRALDNGRFGCLLYGVASVRWNRNDDYYKMDDWHGTLALDGGILMNQCIHNIDLLQWMLGDVARVYAETDTFLRKIETEDVGLAVVRFNNGSIGLIEGTVCIYPRNLEETFSIFGEKGTVRVSGIAMNQIIDWKFADIEPVEEEKIKTTNYEVETIYGYGHNLLFKDFIRAVKEDRKPLVDGEEGKKAVELILGIYKSARLRQPVQFPLGAYSTTSGVNRNEKN encoded by the coding sequence ATGAGCAATCAATTAAATTTTGCCATTATAGGTTGTGGGCGCATCTCTAAAAAGCATATTGAAGGTATCATCCATAATTACCAGGAAGCGTTGCTAACTGCTGTAAGTGATATTGTTCCAGATAAGATGCAGCAGGCAGTAAACTATTATAGTAATTATCTGAGAAAATCAGTTTTTGATATTACTAAAAATCAGCTAAAAAAATATCAAGATTATCAAGAGTTACTTAATGATGAAAGGGTAAAGGTGGTAACCATTGCTACTGAAAGTGGTTACCACCCTCAGCTTGCCATAGATGCTTTAAATGCTGGCAAACACGTAATTGTTGAAAAACCCATGGCCCTTTCAACAGGTGATGCCGATAGAATGATAGAACTTGCTGAAAAAAAGAAACTGAAATTGGCTGTCTGCCACCAAAACCGCTTTAACCCAACTATCCAGAAACTAAGAAGGGCTTTAGACAATGGCCGTTTTGGCTGTTTGCTCTATGGAGTAGCCAGTGTCCGCTGGAACCGAAATGATGACTATTATAAGATGGATGACTGGCATGGGACCTTGGCTCTTGATGGGGGTATTTTAATGAACCAGTGTATTCACAATATAGATTTATTGCAATGGATGTTAGGAGATGTAGCAAGAGTCTATGCAGAAACAGATACCTTCTTAAGGAAGATTGAAACAGAAGATGTAGGGTTAGCAGTAGTAAGGTTTAATAACGGCAGCATAGGATTAATAGAGGGGACAGTATGTATTTATCCTCGTAATCTGGAAGAAACCTTCAGTATCTTTGGTGAAAAAGGGACAGTAAGGGTATCCGGTATAGCCATGAACCAAATTATAGACTGGAAGTTTGCTGATATTGAACCAGTAGAAGAAGAAAAGATAAAAACAACTAATTATGAGGTAGAGACTATTTACGGCTATGGCCATAATTTATTATTTAAAGACTTCATAAGAGCAGTAAAGGAAGACCGTAAGCCTTTAGTTGATGGGGAGGAAGGAAAAAAGGCGGTGGAATTAATATTAGGGATTTATAAATCAGCCAGACTCAGACAACCTGTTCAATTCCCATTAGGCGCTTATTCTACTACAAGTGGAGTGAACCGTAATGAAAAAAATTAG
- a CDS encoding acyltransferase, whose product MKKISTNIIQGKNVVIGEFTVIKDGVEIGKNVTIGNNIVLYEGTRIGDNVRIDDNTVIGKQPMRAVNSVFQDQDKKAPPVIGNGALIGTGVVIYAGSVIGADVLIADLATVRENVSIGNNTIVGRNVAVENCCKIGANCKLETNAYLTAYSVLEDDVFIAPSLVTTNDNFVGRSRERFKYQQGVTVKKGGRIGANATILPGITINEESLVAAGSVVTEDTPARKIVMGVPAKVYRDVPAEQLLENQ is encoded by the coding sequence ATGAAAAAAATTAGTACTAATATTATTCAGGGCAAAAATGTAGTTATTGGCGAGTTCACCGTTATTAAAGATGGGGTAGAAATAGGCAAAAATGTTACCATTGGAAACAATATTGTGCTTTATGAAGGTACCAGAATAGGTGATAATGTTAGAATTGATGATAATACAGTGATTGGGAAACAGCCCATGCGGGCTGTAAACAGTGTCTTTCAGGACCAGGATAAAAAAGCCCCGCCTGTTATTGGGAATGGGGCTTTAATTGGTACAGGTGTTGTCATCTATGCAGGTTCAGTAATCGGAGCTGATGTTTTAATAGCAGATCTAGCAACAGTTAGAGAAAATGTTTCCATAGGAAACAATACAATTGTCGGTAGGAATGTTGCTGTTGAGAATTGCTGTAAGATTGGCGCAAATTGCAAACTGGAGACCAATGCTTACCTTACTGCTTATTCAGTCCTTGAAGATGATGTCTTTATTGCCCCTAGTCTGGTAACTACTAATGATAACTTTGTAGGGCGCAGCCGGGAAAGGTTTAAGTATCAGCAGGGAGTAACTGTCAAAAAAGGTGGTAGGATTGGGGCTAATGCCACTATCTTACCAGGGATAACTATTAATGAAGAAAGCCTGGTTGCAGCTGGAAGTGTTGTTACAGAGGATACTCCGGCTAGAAAGATAGTAATGGGGGTGCCGGCAAAAGTATATAGAGATGTACCTGCTGAGCAGTTATTAGAAAATCAATAG
- a CDS encoding DegT/DnrJ/EryC1/StrS family aminotransferase, whose amino-acid sequence MKIPLLDLRGQYQQIKGEIKAAVNSVLESGQYILGEQVEKLEKEIASYCGVDYAVGVASGTDALLLSLKALEIKPGDEVILPTFTFFATAGVISHLGAIPAFVDIDPISYNIAPEKIKEKITDQTRAIIPVHLFGQPAEMDKIMETAADYNLKVVEDACQAIGAKYQGIQVGNFGNAAALSFFPSKNLGAYGDGGMVLTNDKLLAEKIKRLRLHGGERKYYHQEIGYNSRLDAIQAAILRVKLEYLTEWTDNRQRVAVTYNSAFKENKLDGMVSLPAKKIRDSTHVFHQYVIRTGDRDRLKLFLEKNGVSTGIYYPLPLHLQKCFKGLGYQEGELPVAEKICKQVLALPIDPGLNDEEISYIVKLFASKMR is encoded by the coding sequence TTGAAAATACCTTTATTAGACTTAAGAGGTCAGTATCAACAAATAAAAGGTGAGATCAAGGCTGCTGTTAATAGTGTTCTGGAAAGCGGTCAATATATACTGGGGGAACAGGTAGAGAAATTAGAAAAAGAGATAGCCAGTTATTGTGGTGTAGATTATGCTGTTGGAGTTGCTTCCGGGACTGATGCTTTACTGCTTTCTTTAAAGGCTCTGGAGATAAAACCTGGTGATGAAGTAATTTTACCTACTTTTACGTTTTTTGCTACAGCTGGTGTTATTTCCCATTTAGGGGCAATCCCTGCCTTTGTTGATATAGACCCAATCTCATATAATATTGCCCCTGAAAAAATTAAAGAAAAAATTACAGACCAAACCAGGGCAATTATACCCGTCCATCTTTTTGGACAGCCTGCTGAAATGGATAAAATTATGGAGACAGCAGCAGATTATAATTTAAAAGTGGTAGAAGATGCCTGCCAGGCAATTGGAGCGAAATATCAAGGGATTCAGGTAGGGAATTTTGGTAATGCTGCAGCATTAAGTTTTTTTCCTTCTAAAAATTTAGGAGCTTATGGCGATGGGGGCATGGTTTTAACAAATGATAAATTACTGGCAGAAAAGATTAAAAGATTACGATTACATGGAGGAGAACGAAAATATTACCATCAGGAAATAGGTTATAACAGCCGACTTGATGCCATTCAGGCTGCCATTTTAAGAGTTAAATTGGAGTACCTGACAGAATGGACTGATAATAGGCAGAGGGTGGCTGTCACTTATAACAGTGCATTTAAGGAAAATAAATTAGATGGAATGGTTTCATTACCTGCTAAAAAAATAAGGGATAGTACTCATGTCTTTCACCAGTATGTGATCAGGACAGGGGATCGAGATAGATTAAAATTATTTTTAGAAAAAAATGGGGTTTCTACTGGCATCTACTACCCCTTACCTTTACATTTACAGAAATGTTTTAAAGGATTAGGGTATCAGGAAGGGGAGTTACCTGTTGCTGAAAAGATCTGTAAACAGGTTCTGGCTTTACCCATAGACCCAGGGTTAAACGATGAAGAAATATCTTATATAGTTAAGTTGTTTGCAAGTAAAATGAGGTGA
- a CDS encoding nucleotide sugar dehydrogenase — protein sequence MDLYRKLVNKQTRMAIVGLGYVGIQLAAAFAKKVEVIGLDINTKKINQYKTGIDITDGVGGNLLEKTSVLFTTDESKLSEALFYIVTVPTPVNCDKTPDLRPLIDASEMIGRNMNKGAFIVYESTVYPGLTEEVCIPILEQVSGFQCKRDFKVGYSPERINPSDRVHKLETIKKVVAGVDEESLSIIARVYELVIKAGVHKADSIRVAEAAKIMENCQRDINIAFINEIAMFLNKLNIDIEDVLKASRTKWNFIDFTPGLVGGHCIGVDPYYLLYQAEQLGHHLEIIRSGRRVNNSVVKYVIDNIIKKLLEAEIKIKGARVTIMGISYKEDVPDLRNTRVIDIIRGLKEYGLEIKVVDPVIEPTKVQEEYNIKLENLEDIKGMDVLIFAVPHQGFKTLKLYDLKKMYSGNRPVLIDLKGIFNKTEAQKMKFLYWSL from the coding sequence ATGGATTTATATAGAAAACTTGTTAATAAGCAAACCAGGATGGCTATCGTTGGACTGGGTTATGTAGGTATTCAATTAGCTGCCGCCTTTGCTAAAAAGGTAGAAGTAATTGGTTTAGACATTAATACTAAAAAAATAAATCAATATAAAACAGGGATAGATATTACCGATGGGGTTGGGGGTAACCTTCTTGAGAAGACTTCTGTCCTATTTACTACTGATGAAAGTAAGCTAAGTGAAGCCCTGTTTTACATTGTTACTGTCCCTACTCCGGTTAATTGTGATAAAACACCGGATTTAAGGCCGTTAATTGACGCAAGTGAAATGATAGGCAGAAATATGAACAAGGGGGCTTTTATAGTCTATGAATCAACTGTCTATCCAGGATTGACGGAAGAGGTCTGTATTCCCATCTTGGAGCAGGTATCAGGTTTCCAGTGTAAGAGAGATTTTAAAGTGGGCTATTCACCAGAAAGGATTAATCCCAGTGATCGGGTACATAAACTGGAAACTATTAAAAAAGTTGTAGCAGGTGTTGATGAAGAGTCTCTAAGTATAATTGCCAGGGTTTATGAATTAGTAATTAAAGCAGGTGTTCATAAAGCAGATAGCATCAGGGTGGCAGAGGCGGCAAAGATCATGGAGAATTGCCAGCGAGATATTAACATAGCTTTTATCAACGAAATAGCTATGTTTTTAAATAAACTTAATATTGATATAGAAGATGTATTAAAAGCCTCAAGAACTAAATGGAACTTTATCGATTTTACTCCTGGGCTGGTAGGTGGACATTGTATTGGAGTAGATCCTTATTATCTTCTTTATCAAGCAGAACAGCTAGGCCATCACTTAGAGATTATACGGTCAGGAAGAAGAGTTAATAATAGTGTGGTTAAATATGTAATTGATAATATTATTAAAAAACTGCTTGAAGCAGAGATAAAAATAAAAGGAGCAAGGGTTACAATTATGGGTATAAGCTATAAGGAGGATGTTCCAGATCTAAGAAATACTAGGGTAATAGATATTATCAGGGGACTTAAAGAATATGGCCTGGAAATAAAGGTGGTGGATCCTGTTATCGAACCGACTAAAGTACAGGAAGAATATAATATTAAACTTGAGAATCTAGAAGATATAAAGGGGATGGATGTGTTAATTTTTGCTGTTCCACATCAGGGGTTTAAAACCTTAAAGCTTTATGATTTAAAGAAAATGTATTCCGGGAATAGGCCGGTATTAATAGACCTAAAAGGTATCTTTAATAAAACAGAGGCCCAGAAGATGAAATTCCTATACTGGAGTCTTTGA
- a CDS encoding glycosyltransferase, with product MIEKMDINDIFKIIGYTPPDRTNLNSTGLVSIITSTNKTEYSKNIFMNYNQQNYQDKELIIILNNNNLDIQKWQDYSKSFQNVQVFQLDESTTLGSCLNFAIEKSKGDYIAKFDDDDYYGPNYLIDQINCFSDVNTQIIGRVERFMHFPESKILGIANIGVRNCFHNWIIGPSPVIKRDVFNKVKFNDINRGEDQTFFRKCLKVGFKLYTGNPFNYVQIRHRDLNKHTMKVSVELSQKACKIIAITDNFKPLVTM from the coding sequence ATGATTGAAAAAATGGATATTAATGATATTTTTAAAATAATTGGATATACCCCTCCAGATCGTACAAATTTAAACTCCACTGGTTTGGTTTCAATTATAACTTCTACTAATAAAACAGAATATTCCAAAAATATATTTATGAATTATAATCAGCAAAACTATCAGGATAAAGAACTAATAATTATTCTTAATAATAATAATTTGGATATACAAAAATGGCAGGATTACAGTAAGTCTTTTCAAAATGTACAGGTTTTTCAATTAGATGAATCAACTACACTTGGTTCCTGTTTAAATTTTGCAATTGAGAAATCAAAGGGAGATTATATTGCTAAATTTGATGATGATGATTATTATGGACCGAACTACCTGATAGATCAAATTAACTGTTTTTCAGATGTGAATACCCAGATTATCGGCAGAGTGGAAAGATTTATGCATTTTCCTGAATCAAAAATATTAGGAATAGCAAATATTGGTGTAAGAAACTGTTTTCACAATTGGATCATAGGACCCTCACCGGTAATCAAAAGAGATGTATTTAATAAAGTAAAATTTAATGATATTAATAGGGGTGAAGACCAAACTTTTTTTCGTAAATGTCTTAAAGTTGGATTTAAGCTATATACTGGAAATCCCTTTAATTATGTACAAATCCGTCATAGAGATCTAAATAAGCATACGATGAAAGTATCTGTTGAACTATCTCAAAAGGCTTGTAAAATTATTGCTATAACAGATAATTTTAAACCATTAGTGACAATGTAA
- a CDS encoding alpha-1,2-fucosyltransferase, with protein MKIVRITGGLGNQMFQYAFYLSLKERFTDVKLDITPYILSKFHYGYELSKVFGIKADLAINEEIDYLINNSDSKLSTIFIERQFNFDKEVFEIKGDVLYYGYWQTEKYFKSIDGIIKKEFVFKRPLDNKNIEIVDQINEVNSVSLHIRRGDYVSIKNVARICTLEYYQKAVKLIKEKINKPVFYICSDEIEWVKENIRLEENTVFVDWNKGEDSYKDMQLMSLCKHNILANSSFSWWAAWLNNNKNKMVIAPSRWFNDETENIRDLIPDGWFKIEV; from the coding sequence ATGAAAATTGTTCGAATAACAGGTGGTTTAGGTAATCAAATGTTTCAGTATGCTTTTTATCTGAGCCTTAAAGAAAGGTTTACAGATGTTAAGTTAGATATAACACCTTATATTTTAAGTAAATTTCATTATGGTTATGAATTAAGTAAGGTTTTTGGTATAAAGGCAGATTTAGCAATTAATGAGGAAATTGATTATTTGATAAATAATAGTGATTCAAAATTAAGTACTATATTTATTGAAAGGCAGTTTAATTTTGATAAAGAAGTATTTGAAATAAAGGGAGATGTCCTATATTACGGTTACTGGCAAACTGAAAAATACTTCAAAAGTATAGATGGAATTATCAAAAAGGAATTTGTTTTTAAAAGGCCGTTAGATAATAAAAATATAGAAATTGTAGATCAGATAAATGAAGTAAATTCAGTTAGTCTTCATATTAGAAGGGGAGATTATGTTAGTATTAAAAATGTTGCTCGTATATGTACATTAGAATATTATCAAAAAGCAGTAAAGTTGATAAAAGAAAAAATAAACAAGCCAGTTTTTTACATTTGTTCTGATGAAATAGAATGGGTAAAAGAAAATATAAGGTTAGAAGAGAATACAGTTTTTGTTGATTGGAATAAAGGTGAGGATAGTTATAAAGATATGCAGCTTATGAGTTTATGTAAACATAATATTTTAGCTAATAGTTCTTTTAGCTGGTGGGCTGCCTGGTTAAATAATAATAAAAATAAGATGGTAATTGCTCCATCAAGATGGTTTAATGATGAGACTGAGAATATAAGGGATTTAATTCCAGACGGTTGGTTTAAAATTGAGGTTTAG
- a CDS encoding mannose-1-phosphate guanylyltransferase has protein sequence MINVLILAGGEGTRFWPLSRRNRPKQFVQLLDNQKNMLQQTVERINNLVPIENIFIATNTDYKQKIQEQVKEIKAENIIIEPLKRNTAAAIGLSALFIESKYPGSIMIVLPIDHLINDEVNFIETIKRAIEVASSGEKLVTLGIKPTYPETGYGYIHIGQIDQDFTYQVFKVKRFIEKPDRAKAETFLKTGNYFWNSGIFIWQNQVILESIKKNIPQLYDSLQKIKRVINTDWFGKVILEEFKELTAVSIDSGILEKVDNVYVLPGYFAWGDLGNLLGLKYVKEQDERCNTIIGKHLGVDTENSIIYNQDKLITTIGLKNMIIINTEDVILICDKKRAQEVKKIREKLEKCGLIEYL, from the coding sequence ATGATAAATGTTTTAATCCTGGCTGGAGGAGAGGGAACCCGTTTTTGGCCTTTAAGTAGGAGGAATAGACCAAAGCAATTTGTACAATTATTAGATAATCAGAAAAATATGTTACAGCAAACAGTTGAGAGGATTAATAACTTAGTACCTATAGAAAATATTTTTATTGCAACTAATACTGATTATAAGCAAAAAATTCAGGAACAAGTAAAGGAAATAAAGGCCGAGAATATTATTATAGAACCATTAAAACGCAACACTGCTGCTGCTATCGGACTTTCTGCCCTTTTTATTGAAAGCAAGTATCCTGGTTCTATAATGATTGTTTTACCAATAGATCATTTAATTAATGATGAAGTTAACTTTATTGAAACTATAAAGAGAGCTATTGAAGTAGCGTCATCTGGTGAAAAGTTGGTTACTTTGGGTATAAAACCAACTTATCCAGAGACTGGTTATGGTTATATTCATATAGGTCAAATTGATCAGGACTTTACATATCAGGTCTTTAAGGTAAAAAGATTTATTGAAAAACCGGATAGAGCAAAGGCAGAGACTTTTCTAAAGACAGGCAACTATTTTTGGAATAGTGGAATTTTCATCTGGCAAAACCAGGTTATTCTGGAAAGTATTAAGAAGAATATTCCTCAATTATATGATTCATTACAAAAAATAAAAAGAGTAATCAATACAGACTGGTTCGGAAAAGTGATTTTAGAAGAATTTAAAGAGCTTACAGCAGTATCTATAGATTCTGGTATTTTAGAGAAGGTAGATAATGTTTATGTATTACCCGGATATTTTGCCTGGGGTGACCTTGGAAATTTACTTGGCTTAAAATATGTTAAAGAACAAGATGAACGGTGCAATACTATTATTGGTAAGCATTTAGGGGTTGATACAGAAAATTCAATAATCTATAACCAGGATAAATTAATAACGACTATTGGTTTAAAGAATATGATTATTATAAATACCGAAGATGTTATTCTCATTTGTGATAAAAAAAGAGCTCAGGAAGTTAAGAAGATTAGAGAAAAATTAGAAAAATGTGGATTAATAGAATATCTGTGA
- a CDS encoding glycosyltransferase family 10 domain-containing protein: MKKIAFIPSRVFYNNSLFNLENKTLNRDNVLMPFYILKNRLQEMNIDLNTIDLYSDYKKLDAVFFLNLNINEIKKCQANGLGNKLIYIMLEPPVVRAENSIEVLKKMENTFKYIMTWQDDLIDNRKYIKINYPEYFGEVNIQKVNFENKKLLTNISGYKFSTHPDELYSKRLEVIEFFEEKYSNNFDFYGFGWERALKMYKNYHGRVEDKIKTYKKYKFALSFENMRNINGYITEKIFDCFKARVVPIYWGANNIEEFIPKECFIDYRKFMDVEKLYKYISNVNKDIYNQYLRNIEKYLISDEIKQFNSESFSNKIIEVINLIER; this comes from the coding sequence ATGAAAAAAATTGCTTTTATACCTAGTAGAGTATTTTATAATAATAGTTTGTTTAATCTAGAGAATAAAACATTAAATCGGGATAATGTATTAATGCCTTTTTATATACTGAAGAATAGGTTGCAAGAAATGAATATTGATTTAAATACTATTGACTTATATAGTGATTATAAAAAATTAGATGCCGTTTTCTTTTTGAATTTAAATATAAATGAAATCAAAAAATGCCAGGCAAATGGTTTAGGTAATAAGTTAATATATATAATGTTAGAACCGCCTGTAGTAAGAGCAGAAAATTCTATAGAGGTTTTAAAAAAAATGGAGAATACTTTTAAATATATAATGACCTGGCAGGATGATTTAATAGATAATAGAAAATATATTAAAATAAATTATCCAGAATACTTTGGGGAAGTAAATATTCAAAAGGTAAATTTTGAAAATAAAAAACTCTTAACAAATATATCAGGGTACAAATTTTCAACACATCCTGATGAGTTATATAGTAAAAGATTAGAAGTTATAGAGTTTTTTGAAGAAAAATACTCTAATAATTTTGATTTTTACGGATTTGGTTGGGAAAGAGCTTTAAAAATGTATAAGAATTATCATGGAAGGGTTGAAGATAAAATAAAAACTTATAAAAAATATAAGTTTGCTTTGTCTTTTGAAAATATGAGGAATATTAATGGTTATATTACTGAAAAAATATTTGACTGTTTTAAAGCTAGAGTAGTTCCTATATATTGGGGTGCTAATAATATTGAAGAATTTATTCCTAAAGAATGTTTTATTGATTATCGGAAGTTTATGGATGTTGAGAAGTTATATAAATATATATCGAATGTAAATAAAGATATTTATAATCAGTATTTAAGAAATATTGAAAAATATTTAATTTCGGATGAAATTAAACAATTTAATAGTGAAAGTTTTTCTAATAAAATTATAGAAGTTATAAATCTTATTGAAAGATAA